From the Odocoileus virginianus isolate 20LAN1187 ecotype Illinois chromosome 20, Ovbor_1.2, whole genome shotgun sequence genome, the window AATCTCCATGTACAAGTCTTTCACCTGATTGGTTAAGTACATTCTTAGGAATTTTACTTCTGTTGCTGCTGGAAGAGGAGTGCTATCTAAAATTCTTTCCAGATAATCTGTGGTTTGTGTACAGAGATGTGCCTAATATCTGCAGATTccgtatcctgcagctttactggATTTATCAGTTCTGAACTTCTGATTCTTTGGGGTTTcctacacacacaaatataaagaaaactccTGCTTCTCCTCTAACTTCAGTACTTCACTTCTGGCTCCAGgttgtgtgtgggctttcccAATGCCAAGCAATTCTCACACACCAGCTAGGAGTTCTACAATTTTAACGTGGCTCTGACATGATGGACCTGGACccagcatcagatcccacagatTAAGAGTTCATTCCTGTACTTCCTGGAGGTCTGGTGGCTGACAGTCCATcttgcaacgcaggggacatgggtttgatccctggtccaggaagatcccacaggtcgtggagcaactgagcccatgcgccatgactactgagcctgtgttcctcAACTACGGGAGCCCGAGGGTCTAGAACCTGTGCtgcacaaccagagaagccaacgccgtgagaagcccaagcactgcaatgaagagcagctcccactcgccccaactagagaaaagcctgtgcaaagcaacaagacccagcacagccaaaaaaacaaaagaagaatccactttgcaatgcaggggatgcggttTCAATctctgatcaaggaactaagatcccacatgcctcggggcaattAAGCAAAGATCTCAtgttgctgcaactaagacccagtgcagccaagtaagtaaatatcaaaaataataataaattatagtaCAGTTTTATGCTTAGCAACCATCCCTGTTCCCAGCATGTGTAGTCACATCTCACACTCCAGCTATGATCAAGGTTTTCCCCCCAGGGAAAGGCAGGCCACATATTCACCTGCAGTCTCGGTCTCTTTGCTGGCAGATGGAAAGCTCTTGTTGGCTTTGCTTGTCTCACATGGAGCAAGATGAGCAGATCTAGGTAGGCCATCTCTGCAGCGTGGCAGTGCTTCCACATCTACTCATTTCATAGACTGAGGTGAAGCAAGCACACGGATATCAGCATGTTGAATCCAAACATCTTGCAAACCTGTAAGAGTGGGGGAGCACAGATAAGTCTTATTTTAATATACCCTTCAAAGTCCCATAGCGATTTCTATGGGGCCACGTCTCATCTCAGTATCCTTTCAGAGGGCAGGTAACCAttgcccctctgcctgaccaCACAGTCAAGCCACTGGGCACCGCCAGTGAGCCAGTAAAACCAAAATgcagggatgtccctggtggtccagtggctaagactccacactcctaatgcagggggtccGGGTTCCAtcttggccagggaactagatctcccatgccgcaacaaagatggaagatcccacatgtcacaactaagacccagcacagtcaaatacataattttttaaaaaaatgaaatgcaggaACCTTTACCACTGTTTAATACTTTTATCCTGCTAGGAAGATGCATGCAGTGCAGCCCAATGaggttgtttttaatttcctttgatcAGAGTGGTGGTCTTTCCAAGTGAGATGTTGTCCATTTACCTTGGAACTGTGGTCCACTGATCTAGCAGCTCTTCGTTGGCCAGTTTGAGCTACACATACAACACTATCCATGTCACGATAGAATCCAGTGGGTCTTTGCATGGCTCCAAAGTGAGTCCCAGGGTTAAAGAGGCTGCCTGATCATACCTCCTCCTTGCATCCCCCAGGCAGCATGTTCTGGTATaaaccattttcattttgttacacATTCCTCTAAGTACAGCCATTCCCCTTGGAGCATTTCTTCATCATCCAAGGTATCATGGCTATTTCAGGTCCCAAGATTATTTCAAATCCTTTAGTCAAAGGGACAGTTTCCAGTGTATCCATTAACCAGCTAATATGAATAACAAGCttgagactcccctggtggtccagtggtgaagattcCCCCTTGCAATGCATGGGACACAGGTGCAATACCTGGtcgaggaactgagatcccatacgctgcggggcaactaagccagagTGCTGAAACTAGAGTCCGTGCACCACAAGGAATATCCCACGTGCCACGACATGACTcaatgtggccaaataaatatttttttaaaggaatagcaAGCTTGCCTCTCAAGCGGAAATTCTCTATTCCAATGAATCACCCCTGGGACATGCAATGTTACTCATCTTATTCAGCATTTTCAACTAATAGTGTAGAAGGGTGAATGTATGTGTCTTCTGTTTTACGGCACTTGGTAGGGGTACCATTTCCCAGTCAGATACATAATGTCCACCCTGTAACACAATCAGGTAAAGGAGATGCAACCACTTTACATAAAGGCTGTGGAAACGTAACCGTTTGCCTCCAAACTTTCACACTGTTTGAACCAAACCTTACATTCTTTAGTCTCCAACAGGATTCGATTgccagttttacttttttaacacTAGGTAGGGGGTGTGTTTCATGACCTGAGGTAATATCCTTTCCCATAAAGCATTCAGGCGAAGGAGACACAACTTCTTTACCTACTGCCTGTTTAAATGTTCCACCTTCTGTAATCCCATCAGCCCTTCACGTTCTCAATCTCACTACAGTTCATGTCAGGACTTCACCACTGGGTTCTAGTATCCCAGTGGGTGGGTCTCCCACATCAAGGAGATCTGGAAACTTCTCTTTCCACCACTGATCCTTTTTATTCACTGTTGTGTAAAAAGGCTTTGGGTCCCCAGTGAAGAGACCCTGACTCTGTCAATCTTCATTTGGATCAACCTGCCTAACCTGTGCTTAAAGTGATGGCAGGTCAGATTTCTATTATCATCTTTGACTTAAATTTTTTCTAAACAAGAGAAAACAGAGCTGGCAGGACAGTCGGGGAGTCCTTCTGGCCCACCCGACCTTTATAGTACTGGATTACAACCTTAGTCTTTGTTTTTACAACCTTAGTTTTAATCGAGTTCCATTTCATTCATTCCATTTCTTAGTACCAACATAGTGATTCATAAACTGGTCCccagaagagagtgaagaaagaGGCAGATCACAACAGACTAGTCGGTGGCAGCTTAACTGAACAAAGAAACTTAATTACAAAGCTCATCCTGGGTGGACGCAAGCCAAGTAggtctgtccatccacccaccaaatcttaaaatgtttatatgGAGGCCTTAACTGGGTTCAGTCATGTATTCAGTCCAGGTGGTCTCAGCAACAAAGTTACTCTCTCAAGACTACATCCTTGTGACAGCTCCCGCTATGGGAAATGCAGGCAGAATGGACGTGCAGAGGACAGAAGATGGGGTGAGTCCCTCACTGGCTAGGTCCATCTCACAGGTCAACAGCCAGTCACATCCTCTGGTCAGCAATGTGGGTTTTTGCACCGTAGGTGACTGCCAGTGTTTGATGAAGCTACAGCATCAGCTCCTGCTCTTGAGGGCTCAGGCATGGATGCCTCGCAGTTCCGTCAGCTGGGATTCGCATGTAGGAAGACTTGGGGTGTCCTCAGTGGCAAAAGCTTCTGGTGTCACCGACAGTCCCAGGGCTCCTTGGTGAAAGTGGATAAGGCCTGCCTGCTCTTTGCTCTAGTGTGAGGTCACAGCCAAAGGGATCAGTCTTGGCCGCAAGCTATGTGGTGACACAGGTAAAAAGGCTTCCATTTCCTATGGGCATGTGTTCTTGTTTGTGTCTGAAGGCTCCCCTTTTCTCCCTGTCCTCGCCAACATTTCTTGTGGTCTTTCAGAtgacagccatcctgactgggtgtgaggtgacacctcactgcagttttgatttgcatttcccagatggtaagccatgttgagcatctttcatgtgcctgttacCCTGCTGAGTAGTAACTGAACTCCAGAGCTCTCCCAGAGCTATTTTCATCAGTGGATAATTATGAAATCATTGGGGTTTCTTTTGTCAGGTACAAGTGCTGGGACCTCCTCATACAATCTATTGCTAATGTCACActcttaaatgtttttcttttttgggggggggggttgttatTTGAGTGTTTTTCAGCTGTgccatgcggcatgtgggatcttagtcccccaaccagggactgaacccatgtcccctgcactggaagcatggagtcctaaccctTGGATCACTAGGGAGGTCcctaattctttttgttttcaagacAAAGATGGCCCATGAAAAATAGGTATTTTTACATGGTATTAATggagatagctcaactgggacAGACTAGGAGAACTAGCTAGTTTCtgctatttctccaaagacacctGATGACTGCCCTTTATACTGAAATTTGGTGAGGAGGCCCTCAGAGGACAGAAGGgagccgcaactattgagcccgagtgctgcaactactgagccctgcacacctagagcctgtgctcccagcaagaggagccaccacagtgagaagcccgagcagcACAACCAGAGGGCAGCTCCATCCCCTGCAACGAGAGGAGAGCCCAGGCAGCAGcagaggcccagcacagccaaacacacacagagaaaaccatCTTTAAGAGATATCGGATCACGGAACTTCCTCGGGACTGTAGCTGTGCTCGCCATCATGATGGTGCTCAGCGCCGACCACAGTCCCCCAGCTGGAGCACTCTGGGAAGAGGTACTGATCCAGACTGCTGGGGTCATCGTCCCCAGGTAAGTCGTATAACTGTATAAGCTGATCCATGTCATAAGGGATGGAGGCCCAAGGAGGATCAGTGTCTCTGAGATGTATCTGTGGGAGATGATCAGTCCGGAAATTGCAGGATGAAGGGCATGGAGGGGCAGCAGTCCCTTCACACTGCTCAACATAAGAAAGCGCAGGTAGCTCGTGATGAGAATCGTCTGAAAGGCTGAGACTCGTGGGATGAGTGCTTCCTGAAGTGCCTGGTAAGGGCATCTCTTCCTCCTTCACAGAAACAACCTGATGTGGGTCTCCTGGTGACACATTTTGCCGAAGCTgattctcctcccttctccttttgacaCGTTGGTTTTTAAACCACGTCTGGAGAGGGAAGAGATGAGCAGGTTAATAAGAGGGGGAAGCATCTAAAGGAGAATCCTCATATACTCCAGAAATTTGGTTGTTTCTGGTATATGAAAGTTACTCTCACACGTCTTCACATTTAATTTGAGTGAGGAAAATTCTATCCTCTCCTGGTCCTGGAATCCGGAAGGCAAAGGGGGCATAGGATTGTGCTGCCAACTGGCGCGACAGGACAGACTGCTTTCAGCCAAAAACAGGAGGTGTATTTAGAAAGTGGGTTTTGTCTTGGTGGATACTCTGCGTTCTCAGAGAGGATTCTGAAGCCTGAGAAtacaggggggtgggggggtgaggaGTAGCTTGGGGTGCCTTCAGGATTCGTCCAGCGGTTCTTATGCCCTGAGTACTCTAAGGGAACTTAGCCACAAGGTACGTAGATAACTGAATGTTGTGATTAAGGAGAATCTAGAAATAAACAGGAACAGACACAAATCCATCACCAAAGGATCTCATCTAGCATTGTCAgaaaggcctgggttcaaattctagctctaCTGTTTATAATTCTTGGAACATGATTCCTCTCTGTGACTCTTGGtcttaaaaaaaatgtggaacaaatatataaaatgcttaacATCTGTCCTGGCACACAGCAATTTTTCAGGCAATGAGAATTACATGATGACTAAATGTGTGTGAAATTCTGGGTTAGGTGTGCTATCTAGCTACATAGAGACAGAGCTCAGGGACATACCTTTATAACTGACTCGTCAAGATGAATAGTTGAAGCAAGTGTTCTTATGAGGAACAAATGTGGGTACCTGGTCCTTTCAAATACATCTCTTAGTGCTCCTAGCTGTTCTCCATTAAAGCGTGTGCGGAATCGGTGAGttgaattttgcttttctgttaaaAGAGAACAGATGAAAATCTTTCCTAAAAAATACTTCCAAGGGAGTTGCCCatcggtccagtggttaagtatctgccttgcaatggaggggacatgggtttgagccctggttggggagctaagaccccacgcACTGCAAAGCAACTGAGTCTGTGAGTCCATGTAACCCCTAGGCCCACATGCTCTGGAGCGGGTACACCACAATGagagagcccatgcaccacaaccagagagtcttTGCATGGCAAtaaaagatcctgcaggctgcaagtaagacccaatgcagccaaataaatatttatatatatatatatatacacacatatatatatatatatatattcaataataaGAGTAGTGGATAAGTCACATACAAAGCAAGCAAAGACACAGTAGTAAAATCAATTCAAGATTAACAACCTGTCAAgagatacatgaaataaaaagatgtaaaatgcgTCATACAAATATAAAGTGTGGAGGGGGTTAAAAACACATAGGCTATTATATATGTGAAttataacaacaaagaaaacacatattaaatacctaaagaaaatgagaaaagataaaCAGGACACTAAAGAAAACAATCAAACCACTaggtaagagagaaagagaaggaggaactacaaaaaaaagccagaaaacaaTTTTTGCAATGGCAATTACacatctatcaataattactttaaatgtaaatggaataaaCTCTCCAATCAAAAAACCTAGGTGGCTAAATGgactttttttaaagcttctattaatatttgccttttatatgctgtctataagagattCACTTCAAAACTGAAGAcagagaatgaaagtgaaaggatcaAAAAAGATAAACCAAGCCAAGgggtcaatcctaaagaaaatcaactctgaatattcgctggaaggactgatgctgaagctccagtactttggccacctgatgagaagagctaactcactggaagagaccccgatggagaaacagactgaaggcaggaggagaaggggacgacagaggacaagatggttggatggcatcactgactcaatggacatgagtttgagcaaactccaggagatggtgaaggacaggaaaacctggtgagctgcagtccatggggttgcagagagtctgacatgactaaatgactgaacaacaacaatgccaaTGGGAAGGAAAAGAATGCTGGGGTAGCAATATTTGTATCAGAAGAAgtatactttaaaacaaaagacggtaacaaaagacaaaaaaaaaaggtcattacAGAAGGATAAAGGGGTCAATCCAACAAGAAGATACATTTGTAGACATTTCTGCCcccagaatcagttcagttgctcaattgtgtccgctGAGCGGACacatgactctttgcgaccccatgaatcgcagcacgccaggcctccctgtccatcaccaactcccggagtctactcaaacccatgtcctcgagttggtgatgccatccagccatttcatcctctgttttccccttctcctcctgcccccaatccctc encodes:
- the LEUTX gene encoding paired-like homeodomain transcription factor LEUTX, whose translation is MRTRHTLTGVKTSSNSWRPLSRCNHCSKGSQVRAHLTEKQNSTHRFRTRFNGEQLGALRDVFERTRYPHLFLIRTLASTIHLDESVIKTWFKNQRVKRRREENQLRQNVSPGDPHQVVSVKEEEMPLPGTSGSTHPTSLSLSDDSHHELPALSYVEQCEGTAAPPCPSSCNFRTDHLPQIHLRDTDPPWASIPYDMDQLIQLYDLPGDDDPSSLDQYLFPECSSWGTVVGAEHHHDGEHSYSPEEVP